In Bacteroidota bacterium, a genomic segment contains:
- a CDS encoding polysaccharide deacetylase family protein, producing the protein MLVSLLGNHVPRAASRLFPDLLWRRTDGTRTLYLTFDDGPDETTPALLELLDRYEVPASFFLVGEQMRRWPECVRALHAAGHTVGQHTDTHANAWKTPADVVETEMARATATLEDLTGEAVRWMRPPYGYFTTAMRRWCRQHGQRIAMWDVMPGDFLASATPDAVLNRTVDLARPGSVIVLHEGGHARRVTPPALALALPLLLADGYRFAAL; encoded by the coding sequence GTGCTCGTCTCGCTCCTCGGCAACCACGTCCCCCGGGCCGCCTCGCGGCTCTTCCCCGACCTGCTCTGGCGCCGGACCGATGGTACGCGCACGCTCTACCTCACCTTCGACGACGGCCCGGACGAGACGACGCCTGCCCTGCTCGAGCTCCTCGACCGCTACGAAGTGCCGGCCTCGTTCTTCCTCGTCGGCGAGCAGATGCGGCGGTGGCCCGAGTGCGTCCGCGCCCTGCACGCGGCCGGGCACACGGTCGGGCAGCACACGGACACGCACGCGAATGCGTGGAAGACGCCGGCCGATGTGGTAGAGACCGAGATGGCGCGCGCCACGGCGACGCTCGAAGACCTCACCGGTGAGGCGGTGCGCTGGATGCGCCCCCCCTACGGCTACTTCACGACGGCGATGCGGCGCTGGTGCCGGCAGCACGGCCAGCGGATCGCCATGTGGGACGTGATGCCGGGCGACTTCCTGGCCTCGGCCACGCCGGACGCCGTGCTGAACCGGACGGTCGACCTGGCGCGGCCCGGCTCGGTCATCGTGCTGCACGAGGGCGGGCACGCCCGGCGCGTGACGCCCCCCGCGCTCGCGCTCGCGCTCCCCCTCCTGCTGGCCGACGGCTACCGCTTCGCCGCGCTCTGA
- a CDS encoding glycosyltransferase yields MLYALAIVSFALGFQRVVKRDRAPRLPSDPLAPSHPFVTVIIPARDEEAVIERCLDAVFAGDYPEDRFEVLVVDDLSQDATPALVRRVMERVNRAMVPAGLDEDREAPTRLHLLSMPENLDRAQAHKKRAIEKGIAHARGTVILTTDADCTVPPGWIGSMAATFGDRTALVSGPVLYPTGGHAANVTALEFLGLVAVGAGAVGVGRPNLCNGANVAYRKAVFDALGGFSGIDHLTSGDDELLMQKIAYTTDWEVRFCPDPGAAVLTDAPENTSAFFEQRRRWASKGAHYEHPAVLAVVGTVYAFYLALLGGLLALPFAPALAGPLAAAAALKVLPEAALLGPACRHVGRGWLMAYFLPAQLLHIPYVVLMGAAGTLGGYTWKGRRISR; encoded by the coding sequence ATGCTCTATGCCCTCGCCATCGTCAGCTTCGCCCTCGGTTTCCAGCGTGTCGTAAAGCGGGACCGGGCGCCTCGCCTGCCCTCCGACCCGCTCGCGCCGTCGCACCCCTTCGTCACTGTCATCATTCCGGCGCGCGACGAGGAGGCGGTCATCGAACGCTGCCTCGACGCCGTCTTCGCCGGCGACTACCCCGAAGACCGGTTCGAGGTGCTCGTCGTGGACGACCTCTCGCAGGACGCGACGCCCGCGCTCGTGCGCCGCGTGATGGAGCGCGTGAACCGGGCGATGGTACCTGCCGGGCTGGACGAGGACCGCGAAGCACCGACGCGCCTCCACCTTCTGTCGATGCCGGAAAACCTGGACCGGGCGCAGGCCCATAAGAAGCGGGCCATCGAAAAAGGCATTGCCCACGCGCGCGGCACGGTCATCCTCACGACCGACGCCGACTGCACCGTTCCGCCGGGCTGGATCGGGTCGATGGCCGCGACGTTCGGCGACCGCACGGCGCTCGTCTCCGGGCCGGTGCTCTACCCGACGGGCGGGCACGCGGCGAACGTGACGGCGCTGGAGTTCCTCGGCCTCGTCGCCGTCGGGGCCGGGGCGGTTGGGGTCGGGCGCCCGAACCTCTGCAACGGGGCGAACGTGGCCTACCGCAAGGCGGTCTTCGACGCCCTCGGCGGCTTCTCGGGGATCGACCACCTGACCTCGGGCGACGACGAGCTGCTGATGCAGAAGATCGCCTACACGACCGACTGGGAGGTCCGCTTCTGCCCGGACCCCGGCGCAGCCGTGCTGACCGATGCGCCGGAGAACACGAGCGCGTTCTTCGAGCAGCGCCGCCGCTGGGCGTCGAAGGGGGCGCACTACGAGCACCCGGCCGTGCTGGCGGTCGTAGGCACCGTCTACGCGTTCTACCTCGCCCTCCTCGGCGGCCTACTCGCGCTGCCGTTCGCACCTGCGCTTGCTGGGCCGCTCGCAGCAGCGGCTGCGCTGAAGGTGCTGCCGGAGGCTGCGCTGCTGGGCCCGGCGTGCCGCCACGTCGGACGCGGGTGGCTGATGGCCTATTTCCTACCCGCCCAACTGCTGCACATACCCTACGTCGTGCTCATGGGTGCGGCGGGCACTCTCGGCGGCTACACCTGGAAGGGACGGCGCATTTCGAGATAA
- a CDS encoding lysylphosphatidylglycerol synthase transmembrane domain-containing protein, whose product MRTLGFLVLKLGLAAATVAYVGHVVEWDAIAEASRTAHLGWIALALALLPANVGLEAYRWHRLVRRLAPEVRFRQTLGAVLSGYPLGLVTPGRLGDYAGRSFYLRHAPAWDLAALTFAERMATLGCTLAVGLASLVPFLMTQTGLPVLAWATVCGVGGVATGVFVYLLLHPQAAKRLFAAVLPERFAPRLEVLDAFDQHDARSLLGLSALRYAIFSAQFVVLVFAFAPGAAWFQTAVGVVLVFFAKSAVPSFTLADLGIREGAAVYFLGALGIGAAAAFNAAFLLFCVNLLVPSLVGMPFVLRLRLAPEPAPEPVEVRA is encoded by the coding sequence GTGCGCACCCTCGGCTTCTTAGTGCTCAAGCTCGGCCTCGCCGCCGCGACGGTGGCCTACGTCGGGCACGTCGTCGAGTGGGACGCCATCGCGGAGGCGAGCCGGACGGCGCACCTGGGGTGGATCGCGCTCGCGCTCGCGCTGCTGCCGGCGAACGTCGGGCTAGAGGCCTACCGCTGGCACCGGCTGGTGCGGCGGCTCGCGCCCGAGGTGCGGTTTCGCCAGACGCTGGGGGCGGTCCTGAGCGGCTACCCCCTCGGCCTCGTTACGCCCGGCCGGCTCGGCGACTACGCCGGGCGGTCGTTCTACCTGCGCCACGCGCCGGCGTGGGACCTCGCCGCGCTCACCTTCGCCGAGCGCATGGCGACGCTCGGCTGCACCCTCGCCGTCGGCCTCGCGTCGCTCGTGCCGTTCCTGATGACGCAGACGGGCCTCCCGGTGCTTGCCTGGGCGACGGTGTGCGGCGTCGGCGGCGTCGCCACCGGGGTGTTCGTCTACCTCCTGCTCCACCCGCAGGCAGCGAAGCGGCTCTTCGCGGCCGTCCTCCCTGAGCGCTTCGCGCCGCGCCTGGAGGTGCTAGACGCCTTCGACCAGCACGACGCGCGCAGCCTGCTCGGCCTCTCGGCGCTGCGCTACGCCATCTTCTCGGCGCAGTTCGTGGTCCTCGTCTTCGCGTTCGCGCCCGGCGCGGCGTGGTTCCAAACGGCCGTCGGCGTGGTGCTCGTCTTCTTCGCCAAGAGCGCGGTCCCCTCGTTTACGCTCGCCGACCTCGGCATCCGCGAAGGGGCGGCGGTCTACTTCCTGGGGGCGCTCGGGATCGGGGCGGCGGCGGCGTTCAACGCGGCGTTCCTGCTGTTCTGCGTCAACCTCCTCGTGCCGTCGCTCGTCGGGATGCCGTTCGTGCTGCGCCTGCGCCTCGCGCCGGAGCCCGCCCCGGAACCAGTGGAGGTGCGGGCGTGA
- the purD gene encoding phosphoribosylamine--glycine ligase: MNILVVGGGGREHALCHALAQSTRRPTLFCAPGNPGTAALAESVPLAASDLDGLLAFAEEHAVDLTIVGPEAPLVAGIVDRFEAAGLAVVGPTAAAAQLEGSKQFAKAFMARHDIPTAASRTFEAAQFDEAVAYVEAGTFPVVLKADGLAAGKGVHICPDAEAARASLREMLRDAAYGEAGATVVVEDFMRGEEASVFALTDGTDYVLLAPAQDHKRIGEGDTGPNTGGMGAYAPAPVVTPEVLAAVEERIVRPTIAGMASEGTPYRGVLYVGLMIGVETRNEAGAPRVVEYNCRFGDPEAQVVLPLLDADAVDLFEAVAHRRVGEVSVALRDSAAACVVLASAGYPASSTKGVPVHGLGDVPDDVTVFHAGTAEQNGATVTAGGRVLGVTGFGSGLQAALDRAYAGVDAVSFDGMQVRRDIGQKGLLRAEAGTSGSGED, from the coding sequence ATGAACATCCTCGTCGTCGGCGGCGGGGGCCGCGAGCACGCGCTCTGCCACGCCCTCGCCCAAAGCACCCGCCGCCCCACGCTCTTCTGCGCCCCCGGCAACCCCGGCACCGCCGCGCTCGCCGAGAGCGTCCCCCTCGCTGCGAGCGACCTCGACGGCCTCCTCGCCTTTGCCGAAGAGCACGCTGTCGACCTGACGATTGTCGGGCCGGAGGCCCCGCTCGTGGCCGGGATCGTGGACCGGTTCGAGGCCGCCGGTCTCGCCGTCGTCGGGCCGACCGCGGCGGCGGCGCAGCTCGAGGGCAGCAAGCAGTTCGCCAAGGCGTTCATGGCCCGCCACGATATCCCGACCGCCGCCTCGCGCACGTTCGAGGCCGCGCAGTTCGACGAGGCGGTGGCGTACGTCGAAGCCGGGACCTTCCCGGTCGTGCTGAAGGCCGACGGCCTTGCCGCGGGCAAGGGCGTCCATATCTGCCCCGACGCTGAGGCGGCCCGCGCTTCGCTCCGCGAGATGCTGCGCGATGCGGCCTACGGCGAGGCCGGGGCGACGGTCGTCGTCGAGGACTTCATGCGCGGCGAGGAGGCCAGCGTCTTCGCCCTCACCGACGGCACCGACTACGTCCTCCTCGCGCCGGCGCAGGACCACAAGCGGATCGGCGAGGGCGACACCGGCCCCAACACGGGTGGGATGGGAGCCTACGCGCCCGCGCCGGTCGTGACGCCCGAAGTGCTCGCCGCCGTCGAGGAGCGGATCGTCCGCCCGACGATCGCGGGAATGGCATCGGAGGGCACGCCGTACCGGGGCGTCCTCTACGTCGGGCTGATGATAGGAGTCGAGACCCGTAACGAAGCAGGTGCGCCGCGCGTGGTCGAGTACAACTGCCGCTTCGGCGATCCCGAGGCCCAAGTCGTCCTCCCGCTGCTCGACGCCGATGCGGTCGACCTGTTCGAAGCCGTCGCGCACCGCCGGGTGGGCGAGGTTAGCGTAGCGCTCCGCGACAGCGCCGCCGCGTGTGTCGTCCTCGCCTCGGCGGGCTACCCGGCCTCGTCCACGAAGGGCGTCCCGGTCCACGGCCTCGGCGACGTGCCGGACGACGTGACCGTCTTTCACGCAGGCACCGCCGAGCAGAATGGCGCGACCGTCACCGCCGGCGGCCGCGTCCTCGGCGTCACCGGCTTCGGCTCCGGTTTACAGGCTGCCCTCGACCGTGCCTACGCCGGCGTTGACGCGGTCTCGTTCGACGGCATGCAGGTCCGCCGCGACATCGGGCAGAAGGGACTTTTAAGAGCGGAAGCGGGGACGAGCGGAAGCGGGGAAGATTGA
- a CDS encoding tyrosine-type recombinase/integrase → MPDAPGLTLSLTELDARLDGFVTEYLKEKSPETAGTYRRSLNEFERWFATERHAAKGSPSRGFRFRTEDVERYKAYLMEDRGLSQVSVSTYLTALRRFCQYLVDIGLLEENPARAVKGNRRPSEHSRKVFTEREIEQLLGGLRTSAPIEKRDRAIVYLMLYAGLSEIEIVRADLRDLEQTLLGWYLRVQGKGRTVKDQQVPVDPPVMDAIRLYLDARGPVRPEDPLFVSHGHRSDGERLNTRSIRSRINGLLKATGLKRPGVTPHSLTHTAALIWLNDGMSLDEVRQRMRHGTLDTTMIYFKKQGLLKRSIEERA, encoded by the coding sequence ATGCCCGACGCCCCCGGCCTCACCCTCTCGCTCACCGAACTCGACGCCCGCCTCGACGGGTTCGTGACGGAGTATCTCAAGGAGAAGAGCCCGGAGACGGCGGGGACGTACCGCCGCTCGCTCAACGAGTTCGAGCGCTGGTTCGCCACCGAGCGCCACGCCGCGAAGGGGTCTCCTTCGAGGGGCTTCCGCTTCCGCACCGAGGACGTGGAGCGCTACAAGGCCTACCTGATGGAGGACCGCGGCCTCAGCCAGGTCTCGGTCTCGACCTACCTCACCGCGCTCCGCCGGTTCTGCCAGTACCTCGTCGACATCGGCCTGCTGGAGGAGAACCCGGCGCGGGCCGTGAAGGGCAACCGCCGCCCGAGCGAGCACAGCCGCAAGGTTTTTACCGAGCGCGAGATCGAGCAGCTCCTCGGCGGCCTCCGCACGAGCGCCCCCATCGAGAAGCGCGACCGGGCGATCGTCTACCTCATGCTCTACGCGGGCCTGAGCGAGATCGAGATCGTCCGCGCCGACCTCCGGGACCTGGAGCAGACGCTGCTCGGGTGGTACCTCCGCGTGCAGGGCAAGGGCCGGACGGTCAAGGACCAGCAGGTGCCGGTCGACCCGCCGGTGATGGACGCGATCCGGCTCTACCTCGACGCGCGCGGGCCCGTCCGCCCCGAGGACCCGCTGTTCGTCTCGCACGGGCACCGCTCCGACGGCGAGCGCCTCAACACGCGGAGCATCCGCAGCCGCATCAACGGCCTCCTCAAGGCGACGGGCCTCAAGCGCCCCGGCGTGACGCCGCACTCGCTCACCCACACCGCCGCCCTCATCTGGCTCAACGACGGGATGAGCCTCGACGAGGTCCGCCAGCGCATGCGCCACGGCACGCTCGACACGACGATGATCTACTTCAAGAAGCAGGGCCTCCTCAAGCGGAGCATCGAAGAGCGCGCTTAG
- the sucB gene encoding 2-oxoglutarate dehydrogenase, E2 component, dihydrolipoamide succinyltransferase, which translates to MAKVDVVMPKMGESVMEGTVLTWSKAVGDEVELDETLLEISTDKVDSEVPSPAKGRLAEILVPEGETVEVGAKIAVIETDVNAEIGGDGASGAPDSAPAETGEAEAVVTEEATDAAPNVEPVEAAAAAPVTGGEQVEVVMPKMGESVMEGTVLAWAKAVGDEVELDETLLEISTDKVDSEVPSPAKGILAEILVPEGETVEVGAKIALIATGEGASVGSAPAPAAPKPDAAPTGGDGAAPSPPEKSYGMAGQAVAGDGAPLAAPAAAQVTASGPLQRRGSDGRFYSPLVRSIAGAEGVSQQELESIAGSGAEGRVTKKDILGYIETRQAQPAAPQQAPPQPTPQPAAQPAVAPSAPAPQQPMTQPGDRVEIIEMDRMRQMISEHMRRSVDTSAHVTSFNEVDVTRLVEARERHKAAFQQREGVKLTYTPFFVRAAVEALKTHPLLNASVEGKRVVVKKDYHVGIAVAIGTKGLLVPVVRDAGQKNLTGLTHAVADLAERARSKQLMPDELQGGTFTVTNVGSLGSLMGTPIINQPQVAILSPGMIRKRPVVVEHPDLGDIIAVRQMMYVSLSYDHRVIDGAMGASYLHAFKEALEGIDPDEAI; encoded by the coding sequence ATGGCTAAGGTCGACGTCGTCATGCCCAAGATGGGCGAAAGCGTGATGGAAGGCACCGTGCTCACCTGGTCGAAGGCCGTCGGCGACGAGGTCGAGCTCGACGAGACCCTCCTCGAAATCTCGACCGACAAGGTCGACTCCGAGGTGCCGTCGCCTGCCAAAGGCCGGCTCGCCGAGATCCTCGTGCCCGAGGGCGAGACGGTCGAGGTCGGAGCCAAGATCGCCGTGATCGAGACCGACGTAAACGCCGAGATCGGCGGCGACGGGGCCAGCGGTGCACCGGACAGCGCGCCCGCCGAGACCGGCGAGGCCGAAGCCGTCGTCACCGAGGAGGCCACAGACGCCGCGCCGAATGTCGAGCCGGTCGAGGCCGCTGCGGCGGCGCCCGTCACCGGGGGCGAGCAGGTGGAGGTGGTGATGCCCAAGATGGGCGAGAGCGTCATGGAAGGCACCGTGCTCGCGTGGGCCAAAGCCGTCGGCGACGAGGTCGAACTCGACGAGACCCTCCTCGAGATCTCGACCGACAAGGTCGACTCCGAGGTGCCGTCCCCGGCGAAGGGCATCCTCGCCGAGATCCTCGTGCCCGAGGGCGAGACGGTCGAGGTCGGGGCCAAGATTGCCCTCATCGCCACGGGCGAAGGCGCGAGCGTAGGCTCCGCTCCCGCACCGGCCGCCCCGAAGCCGGACGCCGCCCCGACCGGCGGCGACGGCGCGGCTCCGAGCCCGCCCGAGAAGAGCTACGGCATGGCCGGGCAGGCGGTCGCCGGCGACGGTGCTCCGCTCGCGGCTCCCGCCGCAGCCCAAGTCACCGCCAGTGGCCCGCTCCAGCGGCGCGGCTCCGACGGCCGGTTCTACTCGCCGCTCGTCCGCTCGATCGCCGGGGCCGAGGGCGTCTCGCAGCAAGAACTCGAGTCCATCGCCGGCAGCGGGGCCGAGGGCCGCGTCACCAAGAAAGACATCCTCGGCTACATCGAGACGCGCCAGGCGCAGCCCGCCGCCCCGCAGCAGGCACCGCCCCAGCCGACGCCGCAACCCGCCGCCCAGCCTGCCGTCGCCCCGTCGGCCCCGGCTCCGCAGCAGCCGATGACCCAGCCCGGCGACCGGGTCGAGATCATCGAGATGGACCGGATGCGGCAGATGATCTCCGAGCACATGCGGCGCTCGGTCGACACGAGCGCGCACGTCACGAGCTTCAACGAGGTCGACGTCACGCGGCTCGTCGAGGCCCGCGAGCGGCACAAGGCGGCGTTCCAGCAGCGCGAAGGGGTCAAGCTGACCTACACGCCGTTCTTCGTCCGCGCCGCCGTCGAGGCGCTCAAGACGCACCCCCTCCTGAACGCCTCGGTCGAGGGCAAACGGGTCGTGGTCAAGAAGGACTACCACGTCGGCATCGCCGTCGCGATCGGCACGAAGGGCCTCCTCGTCCCGGTCGTCCGCGACGCGGGACAGAAGAACCTCACCGGCCTGACGCACGCCGTCGCCGACCTGGCCGAGCGCGCGCGCTCGAAGCAGCTCATGCCGGACGAGCTCCAGGGCGGGACGTTCACCGTCACAAACGTCGGCAGCCTCGGCTCGCTCATGGGGACCCCGATCATCAACCAGCCGCAGGTCGCCATCCTCTCGCCGGGGATGATTCGCAAGCGGCCCGTCGTGGTCGAGCACCCGGACCTCGGCGACATCATCGCGGTCCGGCAGATGATGTACGTCTCGCTGAGCTACGACCACCGCGTCATCGACGGCGCGATGGGCGCGTCCTACCTCCACGCCTTCAAGGAGGCCCTGGAAGGCATCGACCCGGACGAGGCGATCTAG
- a CDS encoding glycogen/starch synthase translates to MKVLFVAGEVAPFSASTQAAHLARDLPEHLQEHAGIETRIIMPRYGTVSERRNRLHEVIRLSGSDISVGETTETLKVKVASIPGIRLQVYFMDNVHYFKRKGIFRDRKTEALFEDNAERALYFGRAALTTVENLGWAPDVVHAVGWIAGYVPALLSGEFAGRDLFGGVKTVYTPDDAGVDVRLTADQAAAYGLHADAADREVREVGAATADAVASGEPGTGGPTLDGEPHEIAERAAAFYRDLVA, encoded by the coding sequence ATGAAAGTCTTGTTCGTAGCAGGCGAGGTGGCCCCGTTCTCCGCCTCCACCCAAGCCGCCCACCTCGCCCGCGACCTGCCCGAACACCTCCAGGAGCACGCCGGCATCGAGACCCGGATCATCATGCCGCGCTACGGGACCGTGTCGGAGCGGCGCAACCGGCTCCACGAGGTCATCCGCCTCTCCGGCAGCGACATCTCGGTCGGCGAGACCACGGAGACGCTCAAGGTCAAGGTGGCCTCGATCCCCGGCATCCGGCTCCAGGTCTACTTCATGGACAACGTCCACTACTTCAAGCGCAAGGGCATCTTCCGGGACCGCAAGACGGAGGCGCTGTTCGAGGACAACGCCGAGCGCGCCCTCTACTTCGGCCGCGCCGCGCTCACGACGGTCGAGAACCTCGGCTGGGCACCGGACGTGGTCCACGCTGTCGGCTGGATCGCTGGCTACGTGCCCGCGCTGCTCAGCGGCGAGTTCGCCGGGCGCGACCTGTTCGGCGGGGTGAAGACGGTCTACACCCCTGACGACGCCGGCGTGGACGTGCGCCTGACGGCCGACCAAGCCGCCGCCTACGGCCTTCACGCCGACGCGGCCGACCGCGAAGTGCGCGAGGTCGGGGCTGCCACGGCCGACGCCGTAGCCTCGGGCGAGCCCGGCACCGGCGGGCCGACGCTCGACGGCGAGCCGCACGAGATCGCCGAGCGCGCCGCCGCGTTCTACCGCGACCTCGTCGCCTGA